One Arthrobacter sp. StoSoilB20 DNA segment encodes these proteins:
- a CDS encoding RNA polymerase sigma factor, which translates to MGLAEPALSDEQLVEQVRSGDTAAFDALYGRHRVMARHVAAAQVDNSADVDDVVADAFASVLESLTQGKGPDLFFRAYLLTAVRRTAYRANRSGSRTRPTDESYLLDSAHYHQDLVLAEFETAAVAQAFKSLPERWQAVLWYVDIEGMKPRAASPMLGLSPNGVSALALRAREGLRQAYLQNHVKASVGEDCEEYSAQLGVYSRKGLSPRSERKVQSHLEECSMCTALLLDLHDVQSSMRSVLFPLIAGIAFSPAIAAVASASGSAGATAAAGAAHGGMALPMKVVVGVLVAAVAGSAAVAAMGAAGMFVPGAQTAEIAPSPKPRGVTPRPTASPTRPLVPVPGETGQANPPTAAEVPALPAIWVVLRRNTNPSLPALPPAPGGSTPKEPPSLPPVLPTIAPSAPGTNPPVVPSASPSATASVPPAATPTGNTTPSPQPSSSSPAPTPTPTPTPTPTPTQTNPVPAVTADFSAEPGTTASDANVEIVFVLGDGRIPASAEVTFSLSEGSGLIPGKLIEPSGWSCRKEHDDIPELKCTSTAVDPGALGFHMGVTRKDPNQTTTMTYTFSGSGIAPTTFVDTF; encoded by the coding sequence GTGGGGCTGGCCGAGCCGGCACTAAGCGATGAGCAACTGGTTGAGCAGGTGCGCTCCGGTGACACCGCCGCCTTCGATGCTCTTTATGGCAGGCATCGCGTGATGGCGAGGCACGTCGCTGCAGCCCAAGTCGACAACAGTGCTGACGTTGACGATGTAGTGGCTGATGCCTTTGCATCCGTGCTGGAATCACTGACCCAGGGGAAGGGCCCCGACTTATTTTTCCGCGCCTATTTGCTGACCGCAGTCCGCAGAACCGCTTACAGGGCCAACCGCTCCGGTTCGCGAACGCGGCCCACTGACGAGTCCTATCTCTTGGATAGTGCGCATTACCATCAGGATTTGGTGCTGGCCGAATTCGAAACAGCCGCTGTGGCCCAAGCCTTCAAATCCCTTCCCGAGCGATGGCAGGCCGTTCTGTGGTACGTCGACATTGAGGGCATGAAGCCCAGGGCAGCGTCGCCGATGTTGGGGCTCAGCCCCAACGGCGTTTCCGCCCTTGCCCTGAGGGCAAGGGAAGGTTTGCGTCAGGCCTACCTGCAGAACCATGTCAAAGCCTCTGTTGGCGAGGACTGTGAGGAGTACTCTGCGCAGCTTGGGGTCTATTCCCGCAAAGGACTCAGCCCACGATCCGAACGGAAAGTCCAGTCCCACCTGGAGGAGTGCTCAATGTGCACGGCTCTCTTGCTGGACCTTCATGATGTCCAATCCTCAATGAGGTCTGTGCTGTTCCCGTTGATAGCGGGAATTGCCTTCAGCCCGGCAATTGCCGCTGTGGCTTCAGCCTCTGGTTCAGCCGGTGCGACTGCCGCAGCAGGTGCAGCCCATGGCGGCATGGCACTGCCCATGAAAGTGGTTGTCGGGGTGCTTGTGGCTGCCGTGGCGGGCTCCGCAGCAGTGGCAGCCATGGGCGCTGCGGGCATGTTTGTTCCGGGCGCACAAACGGCCGAGATTGCGCCTTCGCCGAAGCCCCGGGGAGTAACTCCAAGACCTACGGCCAGCCCGACGCGGCCACTGGTTCCTGTTCCGGGGGAAACAGGCCAGGCCAATCCACCCACAGCAGCCGAGGTGCCGGCACTTCCCGCAATCTGGGTGGTGCTGCGGCGAAACACCAACCCCTCGTTGCCGGCACTGCCCCCCGCGCCCGGAGGGTCGACCCCAAAGGAGCCGCCTTCCTTGCCTCCGGTCCTGCCCACCATTGCCCCCTCTGCGCCCGGGACCAACCCGCCAGTTGTCCCTTCAGCATCCCCATCAGCCACAGCATCCGTCCCTCCCGCTGCCACGCCGACGGGCAACACCACGCCCTCGCCCCAACCGTCGTCGTCGAGTCCAGCCCCAACCCCGACTCCGACTCCGACGCCGACGCCGACGCCGACCCAAACGAATCCGGTGCCGGCTGTGACAGCAGACTTCTCGGCAGAACCCGGCACCACTGCTTCCGACGCGAATGTAGAAATTGTTTTTGTCCTCGGCGACGGGAGGATTCCAGCATCTGCTGAAGTGACATTCAGCTTGTCGGAGGGATCAGGCCTCATCCCAGGTAAATTGATCGAGCCATCAGGCTGGAGCTGCCGGAAGGAACACGACGATATTCCGGAGCTGAAGTGCACCAGTACCGCGGTGGACCCGGGAGCCCTCGGTTTCCATATGGGAGTCACCCGCAAAGACCCCAACCAGACAACCACGATGACCTACACGTTCAGCGGCAGTGGGATTGCGCCGACGACGTTCGTGGACACCTTTTGA